The genomic region TCTTGTCCCTTTCTACCAACCTCACCTTTTTTCAAGTCCCATGTGCACATTACACTCATTGAAACCACCAACCAAGAAgcattgaaacttgaaagacaCAAGAGTGAGAGAAGGAAAAATAGCAGAAGAAGATCATGGCTGATTGGGGGCCAGTTTTTGTGTCTGTGGTGCTCTTCATTCTCTTGACTCCAGGGTTGCTGATCCAGATTCCTGGTAAAGGCAAGATGGTAGAGTTTGGCAACTTTCAGACAAGTGGAGTGTCGATATTGGTTCACTCCATCCTCTACTTTGCTCTCGTTTGCATCTTCTTGATGGCTATTGGAGTACACATGTACACTGGTTCCTGATCCCATACCATCTTTTGTATACACATACAAACACATTATTTATAATTCATTTCTTCTTGGTTTAAATTGTGgggtttatttattttggtaaaaacaAAATCCTGTGCATTCATATGCCTGTGAGGGAATGACAAACATTTTAGTTTTCAGCGTATCTGTCAAGTAAAACATCATGGTCTGTTTGTTCCAATGATTCTAATATTT from Glycine soja cultivar W05 chromosome 16, ASM419377v2, whole genome shotgun sequence harbors:
- the LOC114389726 gene encoding uncharacterized protein LOC114389726, whose product is MADWGPVFVSVVLFILLTPGLLIQIPGKGKMVEFGNFQTSGVSILVHSILYFALVCIFLMAIGVHMYTGS